The nucleotide sequence tttttgaGTTTTTAACAATTATTGTCCATTTTTCAGATTTATCTTTAGgggaatttttttcatttggaTCCTCTTCTACTTTATTTGAAATTTGATAGGTCGTATTTTTCCTTATTATTAatcttttttcatattcttttttataaaaatcgtaaatatattcagGCAACTCATTATTCGTTTTGCTCTtcgaatttttatttatatcactacatttgtttttatccTTTTCTTCATATGTATCAAGGACTTTGGAAGTTGAACTCTTTTGGTTATCACAGGATGGTACCTCTCTTTTGAAGCTTTCATTTTTCTCATCTTCTTTCCTTTTAACTTCTTCTATACTAATGTAGTCATTTTTAAACACACTATTATAaatgtttaaatatatagtcCGACAAACCGTATAATCattgtaattatttatttgatttaaaaaatatatattattgtcaTCTTTATATTGACAAAATGTGTTAATAGTATCACTATTTAatgcattatattttgaattataaaaatacgatggatattttatgtttgttatatttatacattcattataattatacaatactgtttcgtttttattacaaacacattttattacataattattgtcaattttattaatacttTCAACAGAACGTATAATTGCATAATTTTCACAAAAATCAATTTTTGGtgttttatcatttatatgtgTATCTGGttctatataaatatattttatttttacatatgatgttatattttttatattttcaagaATGGATAGATAAAGCATTTTCCCtaaatcattattatcGCTTAATAGCAAAATTGAAATacaattatcattttcgcttttttgatttacttgcacattatttatttcagaTGGTAATACTATTCCTTGTCCAATATTACTAGTCTTGTCAATAAGAGTAGCACACCCACTTTCAGTATCAAAATTAAATCCAGAAGCAACCTTATcatacattaaaaaaatgtcttctacatatttatcattatatgagaaaaaattgtaaaattttttaattgttaTATGCTCAGTAAAATATGATTTCCATTTATAATAgttgtttataaaattggtATTATTTGCTTTTGACGCTTGAATTAAggacaaatatataatgtgtatatagtaaaaaaataaatttatatttttataaggatatatattcatattaggCATATccttatttaataaatacgAGCTTTTATAATCAAAAtcacataataaataatcatagtttaaattatttcgaTCTGAATCAAAATGaatagttttatttattgaatCTATATGATCAACTTTCTcgttaataaataatatatttctttctttgcaatatttatataaatcaagATAACTTTCTTTACatgcatttatattttggatATCcttgtttaaaaatataaaactatCCTTcgaaattaatattatatttacgCCTTTTAATTCCCTATTCTCCAAAAAAATGTCGATAAACCTTTTACTCCGAGCCCCAAATCCAATTACAACAATATCAACAACTGGAtcgatttttttacatatccACATTGTGTATAGTTAGTTaaagtaataattttgCTTAGATATGCtataatatgtatgaattattttgaatatattttcttcaacTAATATCTAttatttactattattttgtgttttatttatttgggaaatatcttaaaaaaaagcacAAAATAAATGCCAATCGgaggaaaatatatattgtaaaaattgaaTACTAAATTGCagaatgtaaaaataaatgaaaaatttcaaaaaatgaaataacaaaattaagtattttttaagaGCTTTCTTTGAAAAATCAGGAAATtgcataaataattaaaacaccttttttattttgtttgatTTATAACTACTTTTTAGCACGCCTTTTTCAATGCATTTCGGCACCGTCATGAATAGGAAAATACATCAAATTAATGTAGAATGGGATATGATGttatactatatttttttcgtgaAATTGCTTATATAggcacatatatttttttttaatttccaCTATTTCCTTATATAAGTATACTACATAccttttattatcaaatagtaataatttgTGTGATATATTAATAGAAAGATTAATTCAAAggagagaaaaaaataatataaaatgtaaaaatctATTGCATGTGTAATTAATATggaaatttatttgtataaattataaatatatttaatataagaaaatacatataagtaatatacatatatattacacatTTATTTAGCATTGCTTATTTggtatataatttgaacgtcatagaaaaaaagatttattatattgttttaacaattatcttttatttttgaattatatttttgtagtAATATTAGAGGTGTTATATCTTTTCCGTTTATGGGTTTAATAAAACTTGAACTCAAATAGTTTAATCTATTTTAGGTGCTAACTGctgaaatatttatcagCATGAACAAATTGAAAGTAATACATTAGCATATGTCCAGGATGCGGAGCATATGGTAGATGAACTGTAACACAAAATGATGaccaaatgaaaaagaacaACAAAAGAAAACTACAAATTCTAAAATTCGAATAGATAAAAAAGACGACAAAATAATTCAGACATATTTGACCAatacaatattatatatgttttcctttattttcaaatgtatacaaaaatataatgatgtTTTGTGAGTATTTGGACAGAATAAATGAACAAATATAGTAAAtcatcaatatattttttatttttattaaaaaaaatatatatgataaatatatattggatagcacaaaaatatatccataCACCATactatatgtaaaaaataaataataaaataaatttttttcaaattaaaaaattaaaattttaaaacactTTCAggtatattaaaatgggTAAACGTGATAAGGAagtatatagaaaaaaaaattaacaaaaaatttttttaaattatatttatttgataaaaatattttatatgattaccatataaatatatttatttttctgcGTTTCTTCGGACTTTACCTATCcgtacacatatatattaaaaaataaaataataaattttgtataaaataaaaactctacaatattaaattatgttatttaacataaaatgatatcgttgaaaaaatataattaattaaaagaaacaaaatgattaattatatattatacatacataataaaaaataataatgaaacaaatatcataaattaaataaaggaTTCACAGCGAATGTACATTTACTCTGATATTTTCTAaatgcatttttaaaatctgtttcatcattttcctATTTTTGAAGTTGATAAAACATATTCGTTTTGTTATACTACATAGAGTTATTGCTTCTGCAATTTCTACAActgctattattattgttctattttttcaagtgcaatatatatgtttgtgACTATGCGTATACACAGTGTGttcttaatataattttcatttatttaatcTGTTGGTAAAGCATGGtggcatttttttttcgttttttttcattatagaaagttaaaaataaatataagatTCTGTCTTTATCTTAAATTGCattatatcaaataatatatttcagtATATTCccctattttattttgtttttccgATTTGTTTACATATAcgatatatgcatatatacatttttaattttcaatagttatattaatttcatttttgtttttgttcTATGACATTTTAATGTTCCGTTAATGCTATTATAATACTATTCTCATGctgatttattaattatatatatagtcaCATATCAATCATTAATTTTAgcttgaaatatatattacaattGTGTGGGGAAAGTTTCTATACTTTTCACTTCCCTCACCTTTTTTCTGCATATACACAGCATACATCAAATTCGTTAATATTCAATTGGACACTTTTACACCACAATtcaaatacataaaaatatcataacatttcttttataaaaaatatattttcgaagtttgttaattttttatactttatgaagcaaaaatgaatttactAGCAATTATTTTAACCAGACACGGAGATGAAACTACATTCCTTTGTACAGCAACAGATTTgaataagtaaaaaaaaataataataatatttatattctataataatattgtatttttgttGATTTTTAGTTAATCATCACTGAAACACATTATTCATGCACTCCTTTGCAAATTATGCATAagtgtttatatttatttcttacaCGAAAAAGCACAACATACATACACATATGCTTGAGCCCGATAATATGTATTGATgcgcatatatatatgagtgcacatatttatttatttcccCCTTTTTAGctattcttttattaaaaaaaaagcatttAAAGAAGCTGCATTTTTTGTTGCTAGAACAATTCCTTCAAGGGTTAGTAAATATAGACTTATTTATTACTACTATAATtagttcatattttaatttaatgtatatatcttatatattttattatattttttaacttaaCCAGATCGAATATGATGTAAAGGAAATTATAACTCATGAAAGCAATATTGTTTTTGCATTTAAATACTCTGATAATATTTGCCCCGTGGTAATAGCAACTGATGATTATCCTGAGaggtattttttaaattttttataaaaaattatcacaATTCGCTTTTTATTCTATTGCATATTATGGAtttatttacttattttttatttttatttctcttTACTCAAATCAGGGTAgcattttatatgattaaCGAAATATACATGGATTTCATACGCTCAATACCTAAAAACATATGGAGCGAAGTGAAAGAagacaataaaatatcatttaatttaaatcattatttatcGAAATATAAAGTATGTACTTTTTTAAGAATGAAAATAGTTTCTAGAACATATGCCCAAGTTCTTTCGAATAAGTATTGATGTTAACTGTTGTGTGCaaatatgaatttattaatttcgcaaatattttcattttttaggACCCTTTAGCATGTGATGCTATAACTCAaacaaatatgaaaataagcGAGAATGTTGTaagttaataaataattatattaatagttacaaattatatgaCAAGCATGTAGATATATGTATGCTTTTAATTAAtggcatatataaaagagaaacgtgaaaaatattttttctcatataatttgtattattaaaattggatatattacatattttgtatttttaattattaaaggCAAAAGTAAGAGTAACTATGGACGCACTTATTAGGAATAGAGAAAATTTAGACGTGCTTGTTGACAAGAGCAAGGATCTTTCGAGTATTTAtactttaataaatttaataatttatgcaATTGTTTATAAACAATTAGTTTGTTCTCGttttaatgaatatatgcaatatatAGTATGCCATTTAATTGTTTTACTTTTATAACTATGTGTCTATGCTTTTCTATCATGTTTTGTtctcattttatttattttttgataggTACAACAAAACAATTATTCAAACAAAGCAAAAAACTTAAAAGGAAGCAATGCTGTCAGCTTATGTGAGATTTTCCTTACCATGTTTgatttttgttaatataattcgattgtgtatttttattttttttattttatttttttttataacacaATTAGGtttttattcaattttttaaaattttaattaaaaatagcgcttacattaattataatatttgaaatagaaataataatgtgcatattatatatcgCTATTTCCGTTTTCATTACtacttttttgttataacatttttttaatgtatatataatggatgaattattattttaaaccATATACTtctcaataaaaaaaatctaaaaaaataaaaagacatCAAAATAGATAATGTATTAAAGATACCATAgcttaaaataaaagcatGAAAAATGCTGAACTtagtaaaatatagaaataatttataaaaaaaaatacctACGAAATGAACTGTACGTAgccatatataaaaaaactaatGTGTGCATATTCAGAAGGATagaataacaaaataatttcatcaaagaaagaaaagaaCTTCGAGTCGTTCATtcttgatatatttatgtaatgAATATGTGTTAATGCTAAATATCCTATTAGACAGTTTATATATGAACCCTCCAAAAAGGtagtataataaatgtaaagCAAAATGAATGCCaataaaaaggaagaaaTACCCATATTATATAGCCCAATCGAAAAAAGCTTGTATGGGAAATTAAATAACCCTATAGagccatatatatatttagagAATTCTTTACCTTCGagtgaaaaaaagaaaaaattaaatcgTCGAATAAGTTTTAGTAGTTTTTCAAATACTACTTGTAGTGATATATTAAAgctaaataattatttagatataaaaagcaatatattattattatcattgaACAATTATTCTTTTAAAGTGGGGTTAGTAAATAAATACGATTATACATTACAAAGTTTAAGATTACCtcaaatggaaataatcGAAACATGGAGGGAATTAGGATATATGTACCCcccatataaaaattatgatattttAGAAGAGTGTATTTATCATTGTtttagtaatatatataaaatggatTTAAAAGATCAggatttatttattcccctttctagtaaaaataatatgaaggATTTTTCAGCTATTGgtgatattttatttaattcatttcAGGTGAAAAATCTTGCATTTAAAGAGCCTTCATTTGTGTCctctttaattatattagaagaattaaaaaatataaaatcagGAATACAAATCTATAGAgaagaaacaaataaagaatGCGACTTTATATGCTATAACGATAATAGTAACAATAATGATGTATATGACGAAAATCACTATGAGGAAATATTAAACAAGGATAACATAGATAACGAAGAAGAGGCAAGTCAGATTGAAAGTAGTTCATGCAATTTATATTCCACTGAAAAccataataataagaaaCGAAAACAAATGTCtaatgaacaaaataaaaaaaatgaccCAAAAGACggcataaaaaataatggaaaagAAAAGTATTCAAATGAATCCTTGATAAAACTAAGAGAATtagatatttttaattttacatCTCTTCTTGTAAATATTGGAAGTACAAAAACAACATGTACCCCCGTTATTAATGGAATTCCATTACCTGACTTAACTAGCATATATTACATAGGAGGATATGATATAGACAATCAAATTTATgatgaaatgaaaaaaaacgaaatgCATCAAAAAGAAATCTCAATGAATATAGCAAAAATtgcaaaagaaaaaagagtATTTACTCCCcaaaataaagatgaatctgaatatttatctatactttataataaaaatccaaaaaattattttataaattcatatgaattatattttaataaaatatttgcatCCGCAGTAAATTCAAcagaaatttttttttcacaatattatttagataattatttaaaaacagactcatataataatttgcataaatatgacattaattttaatcCAATTCTTACACAAACAACTTTGCCTTTAGCTATTTATAATACAATACAAAAATGCCCTATAGATTTCAGaaaagaattatttaataatatttatcttACAGGCGGTTCGAGTATTATACCCGGATTTAGACAAAGACTAGAAAATGAGTTGTACGAATTTATGAATAGTAAAGAATTTTACAATAAAACAGTAATTAATGTTCATGCTTTGAAAAGAAAacttttacaaaaatattccaTATATGTTGGATCGCACTATTTTTTAgaattttttgattattataaatataatataagtaAGCACGATTACGAGGAATATGGGGAAAGTATCCTCGAAAAATTAAGCTTACAAGGAAAGTTGttgtattaattttttttttttttgcatataaaaagtaaatgCAATTGAATTAAGCTAGAATTTTTTACTGCCACTATTTTGCATATTCATACAAAGGTATGCAACTATGAGTTTTATTTTCGAAAATCCATAAATTATTCTTCTAAATgcttatattaaattttatagttatccatttttataaataaattatcaatGTAAAGATAATTccaaataaaacatttacAAACAAATTCGCTATTgtttatacataatttctttattatatatataatatatatgctgaTAATTACTAAATGgttatatagaaaatggtGTTCATTTGGGGGGGCGACAATTTGtggtatttttttcattgcaatttttttttttgaaaaaaactaATGCCTACTACCACAGTAAAGACGtcaattaaattattgataataaaattttttaataataggGTTTGAGTAAAAATTGTTGTTAAattgtttaattttttttcagtatTTACTTTTggtaattttaatattttgaaacaaaaataataagatgaaagtatttgatatatttgtatgaaTTAtcgttttgtttttttactatttattattaatataattaaatttaatttatttaattttttcataagtTCATTTACTTTTCTTATCaatttatgaataaatattattgatattattttgtttaagaataaaataactaCCCCCTACTAAAAAAACGTGTTTGTACATTTTTTACGTATAAAACtaatattcaaatatagTAACATGtcattaaatatgtaaGATTGCATATCCATTCATAAATGAGTTCACGCAATAAAAACAACAGTATTATTATCCCCTTTTTGATTGGGACATTAGCAAGTTTTGCagtaaattattatttacataataGAAAAGATGTAGACGAATTTATAAAGCAACATGCCGATAAAATATTGTCAAagcttataaaaaattacaagaGAAAACAATCTGAAGATGATAATATTCCCAACGATTGCCCAGGTATCGATAGTGAAAATGCTGGAAAGTCCAAAGCATGTGATGGTTGCCcaaatagaaaaatttgCAATGACccagaattaaaaaaacaaaaagaaaatgaaaaaaatcaaatttttaatgaaattcaagaaaacttaaaaaacgttaaatataaaatacttATTTTATCGGGAAAAGGTGGTGTAGGTAAATCAACAATTGCATCACAATTAGCTTTTGCACTATCACATTTGAATTATGATGTTGGTCTATTGGATATTGACATATGTGGGCCATCTATACCTGTTCTAACAAAAACAATTGATAGCGATGTAAATTATGGTATAAATGGCTGGATCccaatttacaaaaataatttatctaTTATGTCTGTTGGATATTTATTGCCTAATTTTGATGATCCAGTAATATGGAGAGGccccaaaaaaaatggattaaTTAAACAATTCTTATGTGATGTATATTGGAAAAATTTAgactttttaattattgaTACACCACCTGGAACAAGTGATGAGCATTTAACTATATGTTCATATTTGAAGGATAATTTAGATGGTTGTTTAATTGTTACAACTCCTCATATTTTGTCAATATATGatgttaaaaaagaaatcgaattttgtaaaaaaactAATATTCCTATTTTAGGTgttattgaaaatatgttCCAATCAATATTCGTATCAAATTATACTGTTCAAAATATGTGCTCTGATATGAATGTAGATTATGCTGGGCATGTTACTTTTGATCAAAGTCTCATTGATGCTTGCCACCAAGGAATAGGGTGTTGTGACatagataaaaattgtacTTCATCTAAAGAGATTTTCTCAATATGCAAATTTTTAGctcaaaaattatacacaAAATATTCGAATCAAATAGACCATATTGAAACTCAACAACTGACTACCGATCAAACTGCTATTGATAATACTGAccaaaatgataaaaacgATTTGATTCAAgaaaaaagtgaaaataaCCAATTGGATGAAGCAGAGAATATCATGacagaaaatgaaaatttatccAAAACTCAAGTACtcgaaaaaattatacgtGATGTTGTTTCAATCGTTGATGAAAAGTAAGGGGAGTATGAACGCGTTATGGTATAATACAAGATattacattatattttatcatactTATtcgttttatttgttttttttaatttaaatttacttttttttaaatcgcattatattttgaaaaataatgctaattatattaatttagtatattgtttgtaaaaaaatgccACTTcatagtattttttttgtacaaaaaagttttaattataaaccattttttaatatattgaaacatgaaaaaaaaaatagagcTTTTAGGTGGCTCATAGATGTCATCATGTGTGCGCACACATGATGCTCTTATAATGCAATGACTGTTTTTGTACTTgaaattttgaatatatccCGATTTGTGAAACttagtatatttttacttccACAACTAAAACATATAtggaattttattttttggttGCTTGCGCcatttttgatttataaTACCTAAAAAAGGggaaaaatgaatattattaatagaGGCTTATGATAATGATGGTAGAAAAATTGGAATGTATGTACCCTACTgactattatatatatatgaccacgaatttaaattaaaaaatattaaagattacatattttttgttttttactTACTTTCTGCTTTCGACATAGAATGAATTTGGGTGATTTCCTACCCCATCTCCAGGAGAGTTTGGGTGGGTTTCcgtaaaaaatttaacacAAGCTAATTGATAttcgttattttttttaaatggcATTATAGCTTTAATCTGATCATCATTTAACccaaagaaaaaaaggagACTTTTTAAATGCGGCtcatcaaaatttttaaaagggCAACCATGTGTGTCCCCACTGGATGGAATaggaaaattattaattatttttgaacAATTATATGGAGTAAaatctgttttttttccttcttTACCATACATATAACGTATAGTATATCGATGTTctttatcaaatttatcTGGTTGCATCCATATTGATCTATTAGTTTGAATATTTTCGTCAAGTGTCATTCCTGCGCCTTTAAGAAATAGCCATAATTGTTGTCTTCCCCAATGTTTTAAATGCTTgtcttttatataattaacaaATATTCGACGCATACATGGAGGAAAggattgtttatatatgctaTACAAATTTTGGGGCATCAATCTTGTATCTTCTGTATGCTCATAATTTTGTCTAAAATCTTTTGCCACATAAGCTTTTGGTAACGCTGCCAAAAAGGATGATATTCTACTATCGTTTTGTACATCTAGAAGTAGCTTTTCATTTTGctctaaatatttaaaagattcttgaatgtttattttaaattgagTAATTAATATTGCATCTAAGTATGTATCTGGGACATATGCAATCCCTTTTTCAACACATACTTTATGGTCTttaactaaaaaatatgcgtctggaaaaaatggaactttaaataatttttctatagTTTCTCTATTTTGAATAAACgctgtatatttattccatTTATCAGTATTACTGCTGTCCGTAGTAGCACTACCAATATAAGCCACTGAAGGCTTTGGAATATaatcataatttaaattttctcgttttaataaatatattaatccTCTTTCGCTTTCACCTAAATTATCTTGATTAAgaacatttatattttttagttcATTTAATCGAAAtgtaaacaattttaattcttgttttaaaaaccatttttgtttttctttatcttttgaaaatgctattcttaatatataatgagaTAATAAATCGgtcattataatattttccatttcttCTTTACTATAGTTTTTCATAGATTGAATaccaaatttatattcatatattttctgtCTGATTTGTTTAGTTTTATTCTCCAtcgaattatttttatctagTTTTTTATAACCGTCACCactaatattattactatcgTGGTGATCTTTCTCTTCTCCAATTGTGTACGTATCGAAAAATTGCAACAGAGCTAGCCGTTTTGCTCCGATTTCTTGAAAATTACTTAAACTGCAATGACCAAATATAGGaggatatttatataaacttATAGGCATATTAAAAGGATATATACaagaataataatcaaaaaatgttttcttCTTATCctcatttatttcataatttttaattgtaatattttGGAGTTTCTTTTCGTTTAGTTTCTCCTTGTTGGCTATCGAGCCATTTATGGATCGCTTTCgtattatcattttgtatttttcaaGTTTTGTAATGCTATTTATAGTGTGCTTTCCGCTTCGGATTGTCGttgatattttaaatatacttACGGTTAGTACATCAAGTGATGGTTTAAAGCTAAATTTTCACATACACACATGcatatgcatttatatgtgtatctattttacaaaatatgatatatgctattattgtaatgattttttaaaggaATATTTCTACGCTTCATCCTTTAAAGTATTAAAAGAgtaatgttttaaaataaaaataattgagCATCCATCgaattcaaaaaaagagaaaatataCGATATGCTAATTACACATTTTGATGGGTTTAGCACTTCTTttagtatttttataaaagaaaatggaaaaattagaaaaagtttatttattttaataaaattctcatataattaacattttttatccaaacaaaaaaatttgaactTATATCTAAAATatgagaataaaaaaagtcaTTGCAAAATCTTATGCTCcgaataattataatattcttttttgtttctcTTTCGCGcgttttttattgtataatattaaaagaaaaataataaataaatgtgttatttttttcacacaCGCATATTGATATTTAACTATAtacttaatatataatatttataattaaaggggttatttcatattactttaattaaatttggcatttatctttaaaaatgtataactgtttttttaagtattcTTATCAGGTCTTTCTCATAAGCAGGAATACATTCTTTATGTggctttttaatataaaattataactctatataattaaagtTTATCTTCAAAAAAGATaagaaagaaatataatatgcttTAAAAGTGAACAGAGAAAATATtggaaaatacaaataagagagcatttatatattttattaagtttttcattatttttattttatggggataattttataatatatcataaaaatacaaatttttttttaaaatattgttttttaaaatgtctATAAAGAcctaataatattttattatggaAACGTTTTGAGaatatgaatttatttaaaatacgTTGtaaacagaaaaaaaaaaatatatatcataaaatcaatatatacatatattatgtgtGTGTGTATGTTTATaccattatttataaaacaattttttaagtgGCTTgcgttttatttttgatttcATTCCAattaaagaataaaatacatactATGGTTGCTTCAAAATAATTGtgatatatatcattacaaatggaaaaaagGGGGGGAAATTAAAGGAACACCCAAAACTATTGTCACTATTTTTCTCGTAGTaggtttttttatatttataaaggtataatcatatatataagataT is from Plasmodium chabaudi chabaudi strain AS genome assembly, chromosome: 8 and encodes:
- a CDS encoding selenide water dikinase, putative: MWICKKIDPVVDIVVIGFGARSKRFIDIFLENRELKGVNIILISKDSFIFLNKDIQNINACKESYLDLYKYCKERNILFINEKVDHIDSINKTIHFDSDRNNLNYDYLLCDFDYKSSYLLNKDMPNMNIYPYKNINLFFYYIHIIYLSLIQASKANNTNFINNYYKWKSYFTEHITIKKFYNFFSYNDKYVEDIFLMYDKVASGFNFDTESGCATLIDKTSNIGQGIVLPSEINNVQVNQKSENDNCISILLLSDNNDLGKMLYLSILENIKNITSYVKIKYIYIEPDTHINDKTPKIDFCENYAIIRSVESINKIDNNYVIKCVCNKNETVLYNYNECINITNIKYPSYFYNSKYNALNSDTINTFCQYKDDNNIYFLNQINNYNDYTVCRTIYLNIYNSVFKNDYISIEEVKRKEDEKNESFKREVPSCDNQKSSTSKVLDTYEEKDKNKCSDINKNSKSKTNNELPEYIYDFYKKEYEKRLIIRKNTTYQISNKVEEDPNEKNSPKDKSEKWTIIVKNSKIENKQITNIEKSEKIDLYIKESIDKIINRNTCGGCGSKVPSNVLSNSLKSLNIYTSPNVYLGVEGCDDCCIFVHSKSKRSEESPALVQTIDFFKSFIDDEYILGEVIAIHCLSDIYSMGGTGICALCVLIIKDNIEKKLQQRLENILTGCCQKLKEEKCVLSGGHTCAGTENYVGLAVTGKIKKKKKNDKDKEETRKSQNKTEGVLDKTNKACNNPMEQQTAINKVNELNEAYHFLPKGSIEVKQGDVIITTKLFGFGFIMAAHISKKAKARWIYNCLDEMLISNRKGGLYFLKNNAKACTDVTGFGILGHLNEMIKCSRREYYIKCVNNNISNNEIDQKSNDSKYNRVDNINFIGAKINLNKINIAEGVQECIQNNIYSSMYKKNHYLCNNIINLDEAILNDKYGILFDPQTSGGLMAIVEREHANTILSDLKNMGYQNSSIIGEIINLQYDKYQNVSIDQITLNDYINTENSIYIEC
- a CDS encoding SNARE protein, putative; the protein is MNLLAIILTRHGDETTFLCTATDLNNYSFIKKKAFKEAAFFVARTIPSRIEYDVKEIITHESNIVFAFKYSDNICPVVIATDDYPERVAFYMINEIYMDFIRSIPKNIWSEVKEDNKISFNLNHYLSKYKDPLACDAITQTNMKISENVAKVRVTMDALIRNRENLDVLVDKSKDLSSTTKQLFKQSKKLKRKQCCQLM
- a CDS encoding actin-like protein, putative, whose translation is MNANKKEEIPILYSPIEKSLYGKLNNPIEPYIYLENSLPSSEKKKKLNRRISFSSFSNTTCSDILKLNNYLDIKSNILLLSLNNYSFKVGLVNKYDYTLQSLRLPQMEIIETWRELGYMYPPYKNYDILEECIYHCFSNIYKMDLKDQDLFIPLSSKNNMKDFSAIGDILFNSFQVKNLAFKEPSFVSSLIILEELKNIKSGIQIYREETNKECDFICYNDNSNNNDVYDENHYEEILNKDNIDNEEEASQIESSSCNLYSTENHNNKKRKQMSNEQNKKNDPKDGIKNNGKEKYSNESLIKLRELDIFNFTSLLVNIGSTKTTCTPVINGIPLPDLTSIYYIGGYDIDNQIYDEMKKNEMHQKEISMNIAKIAKEKRVFTPQNKDESEYLSILYNKNPKNYFINSYELYFNKIFASAVNSTEIFFSQYYLDNYLKTDSYNNLHKYDINFNPILTQTTLPLAIYNTIQKCPIDFRKELFNNIYLTGGSSIIPGFRQRLENELYEFMNSKEFYNKTVINVHALKRKLLQKYSIYVGSHYFLEFFDYYKYNISKHDYEEYGESILEKLSLQGKLLY
- a CDS encoding cytosolic Fe-S cluster assembly factor NBP35, putative, with translation MSSRNKNNSIIIPFLIGTLASFAVNYYLHNRKDVDEFIKQHADKILSKLIKNYKRKQSEDDNIPNDCPGIDSENAGKSKACDGCPNRKICNDPELKKQKENEKNQIFNEIQENLKNVKYKILILSGKGGVGKSTIASQLAFALSHLNYDVGLLDIDICGPSIPVLTKTIDSDVNYGINGWIPIYKNNLSIMSVGYLLPNFDDPVIWRGPKKNGLIKQFLCDVYWKNLDFLIIDTPPGTSDEHLTICSYLKDNLDGCLIVTTPHILSIYDVKKEIEFCKKTNIPILGVIENMFQSIFVSNYTVQNMCSDMNVDYAGHVTFDQSLIDACHQGIGCCDIDKNCTSSKEIFSICKFLAQKLYTKYSNQIDHIETQQLTTDQTAIDNTDQNDKNDLIQEKSENNQLDEAENIMTENENLSKTQVLEKIIRDVVSIVDEK